One part of the Acidobacteriota bacterium genome encodes these proteins:
- the rimO gene encoding 30S ribosomal protein S12 methylthiotransferase RimO, which yields MPVQTSLAAPAAATPQQPAKPTKVGFVSLGCPKNLVDSEVMMGLLAHSGAEITPRAQDADVIVVNTCSFIETAKQESVNAILEMAGHKASAANPTGRARRLIVAGCMVERYRNEIQKNIPEVDAVVGTGELEHILAAAGIAMPPPSPGPFNILTSRAEGTAREAAGRFSRANWDGAIADLPNYLYDENTPRLLATPKSSAYIKIAEGCDHPCAFCIIPQLRGKFRSRRFESVVAEAERLVKQGVRELTLIGQDTTCYGEDFDLKDGLALLLERLAHIPELRWVRFLYAYPNKITGKLLETIARHEKICSYIDVPLQHASANVLKSMKRGAGSDIFLKSIAKMRRTIPNLTLRTSFIVGFPGETERDFEELCAFVRAAEFDWLGVFGYSDDEGAQAYALGEKVTPREIERRRKKLMTIQKQISRRKKKQLVGRQFDLLLEGPSEETDLLWEGRTPMHAPEIDGKVFVNDFGEHEPESGALYRCEITATHDYDLVARLI from the coding sequence ATGCCCGTCCAGACCTCACTAGCAGCCCCCGCAGCGGCCACCCCGCAGCAGCCCGCTAAGCCGACCAAGGTCGGATTCGTGTCGCTCGGCTGCCCCAAGAACCTCGTGGATAGCGAGGTCATGATGGGCCTGCTGGCACACTCCGGCGCCGAGATCACGCCGCGCGCCCAGGATGCGGACGTCATCGTCGTCAACACCTGCTCGTTCATCGAGACGGCGAAGCAGGAATCGGTGAATGCCATCCTCGAGATGGCGGGACATAAGGCTTCCGCGGCGAACCCCACCGGACGCGCGCGCCGCCTCATCGTCGCCGGCTGCATGGTCGAGCGCTATCGCAACGAGATCCAGAAAAACATCCCGGAAGTGGACGCCGTGGTCGGCACCGGTGAGCTGGAGCACATCCTCGCGGCCGCGGGCATCGCAATGCCACCGCCGTCGCCCGGACCATTCAACATCCTCACTTCGCGGGCTGAGGGCACAGCCCGCGAAGCGGCGGGACGTTTCTCGCGCGCGAACTGGGATGGCGCCATCGCCGACCTCCCGAACTACCTCTACGACGAGAACACGCCTCGGCTGCTCGCTACTCCGAAAAGCTCGGCGTACATCAAGATCGCGGAAGGTTGTGACCATCCCTGCGCCTTCTGCATCATCCCGCAACTGCGCGGCAAGTTCCGCTCGCGCCGCTTCGAGTCGGTGGTCGCCGAAGCCGAACGCCTGGTGAAGCAGGGCGTGCGCGAGCTCACCCTCATCGGGCAAGACACCACCTGCTACGGCGAAGACTTCGACCTGAAAGATGGCCTTGCGCTGCTGCTCGAGCGCCTCGCCCACATCCCCGAGCTGCGCTGGGTGCGCTTCTTGTACGCCTATCCCAACAAGATCACGGGCAAGCTGCTGGAGACCATCGCGCGGCACGAGAAGATCTGCTCCTACATCGACGTGCCCCTGCAACACGCCTCCGCCAACGTGCTGAAGAGCATGAAGCGCGGCGCGGGCTCGGACATCTTCCTGAAGTCGATCGCGAAGATGCGCCGCACCATCCCGAACCTGACACTGCGAACCTCCTTCATCGTCGGCTTCCCCGGCGAGACCGAGCGCGACTTCGAAGAACTGTGCGCCTTCGTGCGCGCGGCCGAGTTCGACTGGCTCGGCGTCTTTGGGTATTCCGATGACGAAGGCGCGCAGGCTTACGCCCTCGGCGAGAAGGTCACGCCCCGCGAGATCGAGCGGCGACGCAAGAAGCTGATGACCATCCAGAAGCAGATCTCACGCCGCAAGAAGAAGCAGCTCGTCGGCCGCCAGTTCGACCTGCTGCTCGAAGGCCCGTCGGAGGAGACCGACCTGCTGTGGGAGGGACGCACCCCGATGCACGCGCCCGAGATCGACGGCAAAGTCTTCGTCAACG